The genomic interval CCAGACACTGGTCGCCAGCCCAAGTTCCTTGACCAGTTTCCTGTGGAGGCGCGAAGTCTCCCCGCCGCCGAGTATGCTGCCGGCGACCTCGCCGGCGTACCAGGCCGAGTCGCGGATGCCGGGCACCTGGTAGCCTGTGATGAGGCTGGGCACGCGCACGCGCTTGCGGATGGTTATGCGACGCTCACCGTTCTGTTTCGGCTCTGAGTTGTAGTGGTCGGGGCGCGATACCGGTTGGCCCGTCAACTTGCCGAAGTGCTTCTCGGCGTTGGCCTGGACTTCATCGGGTCGGACATCGCCGGCAACAACCAGGAGTGCGTTCGCCGGGTTGTAGTGTCGCGCGTACCACTCCCGGACCTTCTCGACCGTGAAGTTGCGGACATCATCGGACCAGCCGATGGTCGGGTTGCGCTCGGGGTTCACGAGCTGCGCGGTCGCGCCGAATTGCTCCCACAGCTCGCCCGCCGGGTGGTTGTCGCGCAGGCGCCGCTCCTCGGATACGACCTGGTGCTCGCTGGCGAACTCGGAGTCTGGGAATACGCAGGTGCCCATCCGCGCAGCCTCGATCTTCATGGCCAGTTCGTAGCGGTCTTTGGCGAAGTCCTCGTAGTAGCAGGTGAGGTAGGTCGATGTGAAGCCGTTGTTGTTGCCGCCAGCCGAGTCGATGATACGATCGAGCTGGCCCGGTTTGTAGAAGTCGGTGTGCTTGAAGGTCATGTGTTCGAGCATGTGGGAAAGCCCGGTGTGGCCCAGCGGTTCGTCGTACGAACCGACTTTGTACCAGACGCTGGTCGTCGCCACCGGGGCCGACGAGTCGACGTAGACGATGATATGGAGTCCGTTCTTCAGGTCGTACTCGAAGACCCGTGACTCGATGTCGGAGGCAGCAGCCAATTGGATGGCTGCCAGTGACGCCAGGAGCGTCAGGCCGAATACAGAATGCCGGATGCCGTGTTTCTCAGGGTCCATTTGCCACCTTTGTCTCTTCTTAGGACGAACTACACCACTACACTGATGTCGGCGTCTGGGGTGCGGAGTTCGCGCCACGGTCGTTCTGCTGAAACTGGCCCATGCCCGGCCGGTTCTCGCGATCCCACTGACCGTGCTGTGACCGATCCGCAACGCGCGGAATTCCAACTTCGGAATCCAACGCCAAGGCATATAGTATGTAGCCTGAATACCATGGAATCAAGTTCGGTCTGGTATCAATTGCCGGTCTTGCCAGCCGGGTTTTTCCGGGTATGCTTCTACTGGGTCCCCGCTGGGCGCGGGGATTGTAGCAGTCGCTTGACAATGAGCGACGATTGACTACAGTGATTCGGGCTCGAGTTTCTGAAGCTAACCAAACGGAGGCTGTTGGTGATCCAGGAGTTTAAAGACGGCGGCGACATAATGTGGTTCCTGCTCATCTGCGCCGTGATGGGCATAGCGCTTTCCATTGAGCGGGCGTACACGCTGACCTTTCGCCTGCGTCTCAACGTGAAGAGATTCGGTCAGGAGCTGATGGATACTATCGGCAAGAACGGCGTGAAGGCCGGCATAGAAATGTGCAACAGCACAAAGAGCCCGGCTGCCCGCGTTCTGGCCGCGGCCCTTGAGAAAGTGGATATGGGCAAGGGCGTGGTCGAGGATGCCATCGTGCGTACGGGCGCCAGCGAGCTGGCGTTCCTCGACCGGGGCATGGCGTTGATCTCCGGGCTGACAACGGTGGCGCCGTTCTTCGGATTCCTTGGTACGGTAACCGGGATGATCGGTGCGTTCAAGGCGGTCGCCGCGGTCGGCGAGGTTGAAGCGACCGTCGTGGCGTCCGGCATCGCTGAGGCGCTGATTACCACCAAGTGGGGCCTAATCGTCGCGGCACCGCTGTCCATCTTCTACATCTTGTTTAGTACTCGAGTGAGCAGTTACCTGCGCGACATGGAGACCGCCTCCGGTGAGCTGATTGATTTCCTGATGGCCAGGGGACTGCTGAAGGAGTAGCCGTGGCCATAAGCCTGAGGAAAAAGGGAGGCGGAGGCGCTCCGAGCATCCCGACTGCCTCGACCGGCGACGTCGCCTTCCTCATCATGATTTTCTTCATGTCCACCAGCATGTTCGCCAAGGAGAAGGGCCTCAAGATCGTCCTGCCGGAACCAACCCCTCCGGGGCAGGAGTCGCAGGTGAAGCTACCCCCCCAGAACCTTCTCAATGTGGGCGTGAACTCGCAAGGACAGGTTCAAGTCAGCCTGGCAAGCGAGCCACAGAAGGCGGAGTACATTGATGTCCCGCAGCTTCGCGAGTTGGTGGTCGACAGGCTGGCAGCGAACAAGGACCTGGTGATCTCGCTCCGCGTCAGCCGGGGCGCGCCGTACCGCGTGATGATCGACGTCTTCGATCAACTGAAGCTGGCCAAGGCAAGTCGCATAAGCCTGCTCCACGTGGCGGATATGGGAGAGGAAGGTGGTCCATGAAGCGGATAGCCCAGAGAAGAGGGCCGCAGCCGGACATACCGACCGCGTCTCAAGGTGATATCGCCTTTCTCCTTATCATCTTCTTCATGGTGGGCACGACTTTCCGCGCCTCGCAGGGCCTGAAGGTGATACTGCCCAACGCCATGTCCACAGAGCGGATACTGAAGAAACGGAACACGCACAGCCTCTGGTTGGACAAGACCGGCAAGGTCTCGGTGAATGACAATCTGGTCACGATCCCGGCGGTCACTCCGGTCATGAGCGAGCGGGTGGTTGAGAACCCGGACCTGGTCGTTGTGCTGCAGGCTGACAAGGATGTTCCCTACGGCCACGTCACCGACGTGCTGGAGGCACTCAAGGCCGCCCGGGCACTGAAGGTCACTTTCGCCACCAACTACGAGATGGGGGGCGGAGGAGGATAATCATGGCAATGAGTACCAGCAGCAGCATCGCCGCGCTGGAGTGGGAAGACAGGTATTACGGACTGGCGATCCGTGTAGCCACGGTCGCCGCGTTTGCCTTCACCATTCTGGCTTTTCTTGTTCTTCCCAAGGAGTTCATCGTTGAAGCCTACAAGCTGAGGAAGTCGATTGAGAGCATAACCGAGACACTGCCGCCGACTCTTCAGGAACTGGAAAAGCCGGCTGAGCCCGTGAAGCCGGCAGTCGTGCCGGTTGCGGCGGCGAATGAGGCAGAAGTCACCGCGACAACCATCGACGCAACGGACGTCGTCGAAGTCGTGAAACGGACCGACGAGACTGATATCCCGGTCGTGCCATTCTGGAAGGTAGAAGTGAAGCCCCAACCCATCAACATCCCGGTGCCGACCTACCCGGATATGGCCCGAACCGCCGGTATTGAGGGCCAGGCGGTGGTTGAGGCGCTGGTCGACACGGATGGTGCGGTCGCCGACGCGCGCATTCTGAAGCCTTCCGGCAACGCGTCACTGGACCAGGCCGCGGTGGACGCGGCGATGAGGTCGAAATTCTCCCCGGCGAAGCAGCGGGACAAGGCGGTGCGGGTATGGGTTTCCATTCCGTTCCGCTTCACGCTGTCAAACTAGGGTGAGACTGACGAGGCGAGAAGCGAAAGTAGCAGCCGTCAGGCCATGGGCCGATGGTCATGCTGACAAACCACAACCTAGGAGGAGTCTGATGAGAAACGTACTATGCTTGGCCTTGCTGGTGCCGATTCTGGCGCTGGCGGCGGGCACGACACAGCCGGTCACGGCGCTCGCGCCGGAGAACGGAACTGCGCAGGCGACCGTAGCGCCTGTGCCGGCAGGCCAGGGGCAGCCGGACGTGGCGATGAAGGCCCTGGTGGGCACGCTCGACACAATCGGCGGCACGACTTATGACTGGTGGACCAACGGTCCGAGGTTGACCGCGATCGTGAATTCGCCGACGTTCGGAGTGCATGCGCTCTGGATGTACTCGACCGCGACCACCGGCACGGATTTCCCGGATCGCAACATGCGGTACAACTTCTACGATATCACGTCGGACGCCTGGAACTGGGTTGATACGGACTACATGCAGTCGGGCGTGAACGTGTTCGACAAGCGGGCAGGATACGGCAACATGCAGGCCGACCCGGCTACCGGGAACGCGATTGTCGGTTCCCACACCTCGGGAACTGGCGGCATAACTCCGAGAGTCGCCAGGGATGCAGCCCCGGGCGCCGGCATCTTCGAGTACGCTGACGGCGAGCCGGTCCTGGGCGTCTGTCAGTGGCCGCCGGTTGCCGTAGGTCAGGATGGCAAGATCAACATCTTCCCCATTACCGATGCCTACGCACTGAGCTACAGTCACATCGCGTCCGGCGCGTGGCCGACGTTCACGACTCCGGTGACGGGGATTGCCCCGACCCCTGGTTTCCCCACCCACAACATCGCCGCCTCGAAGGCGTCGAACAAGGTTTCTCTCGTGTGGGAGATTTCCACCAATGTGCCGGAGGATGCGTACCAGTCGCACAGCACCGATGGCGGTATCACCTGGGACACGCCGTCGAACCTGGTTCCGCCGGTTGCCTTCGGCAACGGTTCTGACACGCTGACCAGTTTCCACATCACATCGCTGTTCCCGTGGTACGATGCGCAGGACAAGTTCCACGTCGTGGCCAACCTGATACCGATGGTGAACGATACCGGCTACATCATCCCATCGCAGATCTGGCACTACTGCCCGGACAATGCCGAGCCGTGGAGCCGCATCCATATCGCGACGGCCGACAGCCTCGGTGCTCCGGTCGGCTACAACGCGACGTACGCCTGCCGGCCGAGCATGGGCCAGGATGACGACGGCAACCTGTTTGTGGCCTGGGAGCAGTTCGACGGCCTGAACGTAGAACAGACGACGTCACGCCTGCGTGCCGATATCTTCGCCGCGCTTTCGGACGACAACGGTGTCACCTGGGGCGAAGCGCTCAAGTTGACCGATGCCGGCACTCATTCGATGCGGTTCCCGGCGGTTATCGATCTGGCAATTGATGGTGGTTCAGATCCGGATACCGTCTGTATCCTGTATGAAGACGATGCCATTGCGGGCTTCTTCGTGCAGAGCGAGGGTCCGGCTACCCCCAACCCGGTTGTGGTCCAGAAGGTGGCAATCACCGATTTTCCGCCACCGGGTGTTGAAGAGCAGTCGCCCGTCAGCCCTGTCGTCCGGCTGGAGGTTGCCGCCACGCCGAACCCGTTCGGAGGGCGCACGTCCATATCCTACGTGTTGCCGCAGGCAGGCAAGGTCTCGCTCGTGGTCTATGACGCTGCTGGACGTCCGGTCCAGACTCTTGCCTCGGGACGTCGTGCTACCGGCCGTTACACCGCAACGTGGGACGCGAAAAACGCCGCTGCCGGCGTCTACTTCTACACGCTCACGAGCGGCAAGGCCTCGATAACCAGAAAACTGATTCTGGCAGACTAGTAGCTACGGCGGGGCGGGCAGCAATGCCCGCCCCGCCTCTTTGGGGTCGGTGCGGCGGGGGTGAGGCGCGGTGCCGAGGCCTGCCTTCCGCACGGTTCACAAACAGGGAGGCAATGTGCGGGCAGATCATGGTGCTCGAGTCAGAAATCGTCGGCTATCCCGAGTCAGACAATCCAGACGGCTGGGTCTGCTTGCTGCAGCGGCGCTGCTGGCCTGCGTTGGTTGCGGGTCTGAGCCGCCGGCTGACTGGCAGTGGTGGCGGACCGCGGACACAGCCGGCGTTAGGACGGAGCTGGCCGGCTGGCGCGGGGTGCTCGATGGGAAGCGGGCGCTG from candidate division WOR-3 bacterium carries:
- a CDS encoding insulinase family protein: MPWRWIPKLEFRALRIGHSTVSGIARTGRAWASFSRTTVARTPHPRRRHQCSGVVRPKKRQRWQMDPEKHGIRHSVFGLTLLASLAAIQLAAASDIESRVFEYDLKNGLHIIVYVDSSAPVATTSVWYKVGSYDEPLGHTGLSHMLEHMTFKHTDFYKPGQLDRIIDSAGGNNNGFTSTYLTCYYEDFAKDRYELAMKIEAARMGTCVFPDSEFASEHQVVSEERRLRDNHPAGELWEQFGATAQLVNPERNPTIGWSDDVRNFTVEKVREWYARHYNPANALLVVAGDVRPDEVQANAEKHFGKLTGQPVSRPDHYNSEPKQNGERRITIRKRVRVPSLITGYQVPGIRDSAWYAGEVAGSILGGGETSRLHRKLVKELGLATSVWSGSGVSRDPSLFQVGVTPKAESLIPRIERVVQAEMDRAGTELATERELQQVRNQVLAGQAFRRDNMFGISYWLASSHILFGTWRQVIEYSERINRVTAEQVRDYCAAWLKPDNRTTGILISAKEAK
- a CDS encoding MotA/TolQ/ExbB proton channel family protein, which gives rise to MIQEFKDGGDIMWFLLICAVMGIALSIERAYTLTFRLRLNVKRFGQELMDTIGKNGVKAGIEMCNSTKSPAARVLAAALEKVDMGKGVVEDAIVRTGASELAFLDRGMALISGLTTVAPFFGFLGTVTGMIGAFKAVAAVGEVEATVVASGIAEALITTKWGLIVAAPLSIFYILFSTRVSSYLRDMETASGELIDFLMARGLLKE
- a CDS encoding biopolymer transporter ExbD produces the protein MAISLRKKGGGGAPSIPTASTGDVAFLIMIFFMSTSMFAKEKGLKIVLPEPTPPGQESQVKLPPQNLLNVGVNSQGQVQVSLASEPQKAEYIDVPQLRELVVDRLAANKDLVISLRVSRGAPYRVMIDVFDQLKLAKASRISLLHVADMGEEGGP
- a CDS encoding biopolymer transporter ExbD, giving the protein MKRIAQRRGPQPDIPTASQGDIAFLLIIFFMVGTTFRASQGLKVILPNAMSTERILKKRNTHSLWLDKTGKVSVNDNLVTIPAVTPVMSERVVENPDLVVVLQADKDVPYGHVTDVLEALKAARALKVTFATNYEMGGGGG
- a CDS encoding TonB family protein — translated: MAMSTSSSIAALEWEDRYYGLAIRVATVAAFAFTILAFLVLPKEFIVEAYKLRKSIESITETLPPTLQELEKPAEPVKPAVVPVAAANEAEVTATTIDATDVVEVVKRTDETDIPVVPFWKVEVKPQPINIPVPTYPDMARTAGIEGQAVVEALVDTDGAVADARILKPSGNASLDQAAVDAAMRSKFSPAKQRDKAVRVWVSIPFRFTLSN
- a CDS encoding T9SS type A sorting domain-containing protein is translated as MRNVLCLALLVPILALAAGTTQPVTALAPENGTAQATVAPVPAGQGQPDVAMKALVGTLDTIGGTTYDWWTNGPRLTAIVNSPTFGVHALWMYSTATTGTDFPDRNMRYNFYDITSDAWNWVDTDYMQSGVNVFDKRAGYGNMQADPATGNAIVGSHTSGTGGITPRVARDAAPGAGIFEYADGEPVLGVCQWPPVAVGQDGKINIFPITDAYALSYSHIASGAWPTFTTPVTGIAPTPGFPTHNIAASKASNKVSLVWEISTNVPEDAYQSHSTDGGITWDTPSNLVPPVAFGNGSDTLTSFHITSLFPWYDAQDKFHVVANLIPMVNDTGYIIPSQIWHYCPDNAEPWSRIHIATADSLGAPVGYNATYACRPSMGQDDDGNLFVAWEQFDGLNVEQTTSRLRADIFAALSDDNGVTWGEALKLTDAGTHSMRFPAVIDLAIDGGSDPDTVCILYEDDAIAGFFVQSEGPATPNPVVVQKVAITDFPPPGVEEQSPVSPVVRLEVAATPNPFGGRTSISYVLPQAGKVSLVVYDAAGRPVQTLASGRRATGRYTATWDAKNAAAGVYFYTLTSGKASITRKLILAD